In one window of Pseudomonas benzenivorans DNA:
- a CDS encoding NUDIX hydrolase → MTPTLLTISAACLFDEAGRLLLVRKRDTQAFMLPGGKAEPGEDALAALTRELAEELNLSLAAESLRPLGRFRALAANEPDTWIEASVFRAPQPHAVEAAAELEELLWLAPQDTPPESLAPLLREQVLPLLWPLEG, encoded by the coding sequence ATGACGCCCACCCTCCTCACCATCTCCGCCGCCTGCCTGTTCGACGAGGCCGGCCGTCTTTTGCTAGTGCGCAAGCGCGACACACAGGCCTTTATGTTGCCGGGCGGCAAGGCCGAGCCGGGCGAGGACGCCCTGGCGGCGCTGACGCGAGAGCTGGCCGAGGAGCTGAACCTGAGTCTGGCCGCCGAAAGCCTTCGCCCCCTCGGTCGGTTCCGCGCACTGGCGGCCAACGAGCCGGACACCTGGATCGAGGCGAGCGTATTTCGCGCCCCGCAGCCCCACGCCGTCGAGGCGGCCGCCGAACTGGAAGAGCTGCTTTGGCTGGCGCCCCAGGACACACCGCCCGAGAGCCTGGCGCCGCTGCTGCGCGAGCAGGTGCTGCCGCTGTTGTGGCCGCTTGAAGGCTGA
- a CDS encoding PAAR domain-containing protein, whose amino-acid sequence MSGKPAARQSDPTSCPVPGHGTNPIATGSPNVLFDNLPAARLTDTSACGSPIAGAVASTVLINGLPAATLGSTGGHGSVIIGGSGTVIIGDSVVTAPFVSPAPLEIGKWISFQIPTAERYTGWQCIAHFDDGSRLTGTFNSDNLVTFANASGSICTRVEIPVPSVGEQPSVTDKLLSMITGSSQG is encoded by the coding sequence ATGAGCGGAAAACCGGCGGCTCGCCAATCTGATCCCACCTCTTGCCCGGTGCCTGGCCATGGCACCAACCCCATTGCAACAGGCTCCCCAAACGTCTTGTTCGATAACCTGCCGGCGGCCCGACTGACCGATACCTCTGCCTGTGGCAGCCCTATCGCAGGTGCTGTAGCCAGCACCGTACTGATCAACGGTTTGCCAGCGGCGACCCTGGGCAGCACGGGAGGCCATGGGAGCGTGATTATCGGTGGGTCGGGCACGGTGATTATCGGGGATTCGGTGGTAACGGCTCCCTTTGTTAGTCCTGCGCCTCTGGAGATAGGCAAGTGGATCAGCTTTCAGATTCCCACAGCCGAGCGCTACACGGGCTGGCAATGCATCGCCCATTTCGATGATGGATCAAGGCTCACGGGCACCTTCAACAGCGATAACTTGGTGACCTTCGCCAACGCCTCGGGCTCCATCTGCACTCGGGTCGAAATCCCCGTGCCTAGCGTGGGTGAGCAGCCTTCTGTAACAGACAAACTTCTCTCAATGATCACAGGGAGCAGTCAAGGATGA
- a CDS encoding DUF7079 family protein: MTRDERTRLRSALSDAFVDNEVDYKAIARQLAGFDRSTIELVFFEEVAPVCYSNLQAPIPPIWTAFESTWLNETIESTQEARRISTFRRLRDRAFVVYLRYRLKDEWLSIERELDRQDAADAGR; this comes from the coding sequence TTGACGCGCGATGAGCGCACTCGATTGCGGTCGGCGCTATCGGATGCCTTCGTCGACAACGAAGTCGACTACAAGGCCATCGCTCGGCAGTTGGCGGGTTTTGACCGCTCCACGATAGAGCTGGTGTTCTTCGAGGAGGTGGCTCCCGTTTGCTATTCCAACCTGCAGGCCCCCATCCCACCGATCTGGACAGCATTCGAGAGTACCTGGCTCAACGAGACTATCGAGAGCACTCAGGAAGCCCGCCGCATTTCGACCTTTCGCCGCCTGCGCGATCGGGCCTTCGTGGTCTACCTTCGTTACCGACTCAAGGACGAGTGGCTGAGCATCGAGCGCGAGCTAGATCGCCAGGACGCGGCCGACGCTGGCAGATGA
- a CDS encoding REP-associated tyrosine transposase, with amino-acid sequence MGRSRYVITDTAQPHFLTCTVLEWLPLFNRPALVDILLDCWRYQQANQGLRLYGYVVLENHLHYLAQAPDLARCVSSFKSYTARKMLDHLQQRGADSTLQRLSFAKRAHKQDRQYQFWQEGSHAELVCSPEVMRQKLDYIHLNPVRRGYVDWPEHWRYSSARNYEGQPGLLEIDRWA; translated from the coding sequence ATGGGCCGCAGTCGCTACGTCATCACCGATACCGCTCAGCCGCACTTCCTCACCTGCACGGTTTTGGAGTGGCTACCCTTGTTCAACCGCCCTGCTCTGGTCGACATCCTGCTCGACTGCTGGCGCTACCAGCAGGCCAACCAGGGGTTACGGCTGTATGGCTACGTGGTGCTGGAGAACCATCTGCATTACCTGGCCCAGGCGCCCGACCTGGCCAGGTGCGTGAGCAGCTTCAAGTCCTACACGGCCCGCAAGATGCTCGACCATCTGCAGCAGCGCGGCGCGGATTCCACGCTGCAGCGCCTGAGCTTTGCCAAGCGCGCGCACAAGCAGGATCGGCAGTACCAGTTCTGGCAGGAAGGCAGCCATGCCGAGCTGGTCTGCTCACCTGAGGTGATGCGGCAGAAGCTCGATTACATCCACCTGAACCCGGTTCGGCGCGGTTATGTGGATTGGCCTGAGCACTGGCGCTATTCCAGTGCTCGGAACTACGAGGGACAGCCGGGGTTGCTCGAGATCGATCGCTGGGCGTGA